Proteins found in one Methylobacterium sp. CB376 genomic segment:
- a CDS encoding ABC transporter ATP-binding protein: MSAPLLSVQDLSVAFRQGGRETRPVDRVSFEIQPGETLALVGESGSGKSVTALSVLRLLDGATPEGRILFKGRDLLALREAEMRAVRGADITMVFQEPMTSLNPLHRILDQIGEVLRLHRKVPEAGVRARVLELLDLVGIRDAESRLTAYPHELSGGQRQRVMIAMALACEPDLLIADEPTTALDVTVQAQILALLADLKARLGMAMLFITHDLGVVRRVADRVCVMFQGRIVERGEVARVFADPQHDYTRRLLAAEPRGRGNPVAASAETLVEAGPIRVWFPIRQGLLRRTVGHVKAVDGVSVRVRAGETVGVVGESGSGKTTLGLALLRLIGSDGPIVYLGRRLDGLAQGAMRPLRREMQVVFQDPYGSLSPRMSVAEIVEEGLLVQKAGRGAAERRRIVARALEDVGLDPAAMDRYPHEFSGGQRQRIAIARAMALDPRFVVLDEPTSALDMSVQAQIVTLLRELQRRRGLGYLFISHDLKVVRALANRVVVMQNGQVVEEGEAEAIFTAPRTAYTRALFAAAFDLAAAPAGAVRE, translated from the coding sequence ATGTCAGCTCCGCTCCTCTCCGTCCAGGACCTGTCCGTCGCCTTCCGCCAGGGCGGGCGGGAGACCCGCCCGGTCGACCGGGTCTCGTTCGAGATCCAGCCCGGCGAGACACTCGCGCTGGTGGGCGAATCCGGCTCCGGCAAGTCGGTGACGGCGCTCAGCGTGCTGCGGCTCCTCGACGGCGCGACGCCCGAGGGGCGCATCCTGTTCAAGGGCCGCGACCTCCTCGCCCTGCGCGAGGCCGAGATGCGGGCGGTCCGCGGCGCCGACATCACCATGGTGTTCCAGGAGCCGATGACCTCCCTCAACCCGCTCCACCGCATCCTCGACCAGATCGGCGAGGTGCTGCGGCTGCACCGCAAGGTGCCGGAGGCGGGCGTGCGGGCGCGGGTGCTCGAACTCCTCGACCTCGTCGGGATCCGCGACGCGGAATCCCGCCTCACCGCCTACCCGCACGAATTGTCCGGCGGCCAGCGCCAGCGGGTGATGATCGCCATGGCGCTCGCCTGCGAGCCCGACCTGCTGATCGCGGACGAGCCGACGACGGCGCTCGACGTCACCGTCCAGGCCCAGATCCTGGCGCTGCTGGCCGACCTCAAGGCCCGGCTCGGCATGGCGATGCTGTTCATCACCCACGATCTCGGGGTGGTGCGCCGGGTCGCGGACCGGGTCTGCGTGATGTTCCAGGGCCGGATCGTCGAGCGGGGCGAGGTGGCGCGGGTCTTCGCCGATCCGCAGCACGACTACACCCGCCGCCTGCTCGCCGCCGAGCCGAGGGGGCGGGGCAACCCGGTGGCGGCGTCCGCCGAGACGCTGGTCGAGGCAGGCCCGATCCGGGTCTGGTTCCCGATCCGCCAGGGGCTGCTGCGCCGCACGGTCGGCCACGTGAAGGCGGTGGACGGGGTCTCGGTCCGGGTGCGGGCGGGCGAGACGGTCGGGGTCGTGGGCGAATCGGGCTCGGGCAAGACCACGCTCGGCCTCGCGCTCCTGCGGCTCATCGGCTCCGACGGGCCGATCGTCTATCTGGGCCGCCGCCTCGACGGGCTCGCGCAGGGGGCGATGCGGCCCCTGCGCCGCGAGATGCAGGTGGTGTTCCAGGATCCCTACGGCTCGCTCTCGCCGCGCATGTCGGTGGCCGAGATCGTCGAGGAGGGGCTGCTGGTGCAGAAGGCGGGCCGCGGCGCCGCCGAGCGGCGGCGCATCGTGGCCCGGGCCCTGGAGGATGTCGGGCTCGACCCGGCCGCCATGGACCGCTACCCGCACGAATTCTCCGGCGGCCAGCGCCAGCGCATCGCCATCGCCCGGGCCATGGCGCTCGATCCGCGCTTCGTTGTCCTCGACGAGCCGACCTCCGCCCTCGACATGTCGGTGCAGGCGCAGATCGTGACGCTGCTGCGGGAGCTTCAGCGCCGGCGCGGTCTCGGCTACCTGTTCATCAGCCACGACCTCAAGGTCGTGCGGGCGCTCGCGAACCGGGTGGTGGTGATGCAGAACGGGCAGGTGGTGGAGGAGGGCGAGGCCGAGGCGATCTTCACCGCCCCGCGGACCGCCTATACCCGCGCCCTGTTCGCCGCCGCCTTCGACCTCGCGGCCGCTCCCGCCGGCGCGGTGCGCGAGTGA
- a CDS encoding phosphopentomutase, which translates to MTRALVIVLDSVGIGGAPDGAAYGDGGADTLGHIAEACAEGRGDRPGLRAGPLRLPHLAGLGLGLAAREASGRMPPGLAPDGPVAGAWGHAVETARGKDTVSGHWEIAGAPVDFDWGRFPATRPSFPPDLTRALIEEGNLPGILGDCHASGTAVIEAYGAEHLRSGKPICYTSVDSVFQIAAHEEAFGLERLYALCGIARRLCDPYRIGRVIARPFAGSAGTGFVRTANRRDFATPPPGDTLLDRLAAAGRPLVSVGKIGDIFAHRHTGTEVKPAGNDACLDAALAAFADLGPGGLVFANLVDFDTEYGHRRDVPGYAAALERFDARLPEIRAALRPGDLCLVTADHGNDPTWTGTDHTREQVPVLAFGPGQRPGPIGRREGLADIGATVAAHLGLALPAGRSWL; encoded by the coding sequence GTGACCCGCGCCCTCGTCATCGTGCTCGATTCCGTCGGGATCGGCGGCGCTCCGGACGGCGCCGCCTACGGGGACGGGGGCGCCGACACGCTCGGCCACATCGCCGAGGCCTGCGCCGAGGGACGGGGCGACCGGCCCGGCCTGCGCGCGGGACCGCTCCGGCTGCCCCACCTCGCGGGGCTCGGCCTCGGGCTCGCGGCGCGGGAGGCGAGCGGCCGGATGCCGCCCGGCCTCGCGCCCGACGGGCCGGTGGCGGGCGCCTGGGGGCACGCCGTGGAGACTGCCCGCGGCAAGGATACGGTGTCGGGCCACTGGGAGATCGCGGGGGCGCCCGTCGATTTCGACTGGGGCCGCTTCCCGGCGACGCGGCCGAGCTTCCCGCCCGACCTCACCCGCGCCCTCATCGAGGAGGGGAACCTGCCCGGCATCCTGGGCGATTGCCACGCCTCCGGCACCGCCGTCATCGAGGCATACGGGGCCGAGCACCTGCGGAGCGGCAAGCCGATCTGCTACACCTCCGTGGACAGCGTCTTCCAGATCGCCGCGCACGAGGAGGCGTTCGGACTCGAGCGCCTCTACGCCCTGTGCGGCATCGCCCGCCGCCTCTGCGACCCCTACCGGATCGGCCGCGTGATCGCGCGCCCCTTCGCCGGCAGCGCGGGGACGGGCTTCGTGCGGACGGCGAACCGGCGCGACTTCGCCACGCCGCCCCCCGGCGACACGCTCCTCGACCGGCTCGCCGCCGCGGGCCGGCCCCTGGTGAGCGTCGGCAAGATCGGCGACATCTTCGCCCACCGGCACACCGGGACCGAGGTCAAGCCGGCCGGCAACGACGCCTGCCTCGACGCCGCCCTGGCGGCCTTCGCGGATCTCGGCCCGGGCGGCCTCGTCTTCGCGAACCTCGTCGATTTCGACACCGAGTACGGGCACCGGCGCGACGTGCCGGGCTACGCGGCGGCGCTGGAGCGCTTCGACGCCCGCCTGCCGGAGATCCGCGCCGCCCTGCGGCCGGGCGACCTCTGCCTCGTCACCGCCGACCACGGCAACGACCCGACCTGGACCGGGACCGATCACACCCGCGAGCAGGTGCCGGTCCTGGCCTTCGGGCCGGGGCAGCGCCCGGGCCCGATCGGGCGGCGCGAGGGGCTGGCGGATATCGGCGCGACGGTCGCGGCGCATCTCGGCCTGGCGCTCCCCGCCGGCCGCTCCTGGCTGTGA
- a CDS encoding TetR/AcrR family transcriptional regulator has translation MRPWSSGPSDRRGYHHGNLKEALIEAARRFIAERGIGGFTLVDAARLVGVSPAALYRHFRGREALLEEVAERGFRELAARLGRALRGPGTPLERFTRMGEAYLAFAEEEPGYYAAIFEARPLAAQESGPPRPLRETDAFGLLVEALRTTFPDGFSGVDPRFIALEVWALSHGIAMLAAAGRLPSGPGLPSKYDLLRAGVLALVHGAAGGRAGAGPR, from the coding sequence GTGCGACCCTGGAGCAGTGGCCCGTCCGACCGGCGCGGCTACCATCACGGCAACCTCAAGGAGGCGCTGATCGAGGCGGCGCGCCGCTTCATCGCCGAGCGGGGCATCGGCGGCTTCACGCTGGTCGACGCCGCCCGCCTGGTCGGGGTCTCGCCGGCCGCCCTCTACCGGCACTTCCGCGGGCGCGAGGCCCTGCTGGAGGAGGTGGCCGAGCGGGGCTTCCGCGAACTCGCCGCGCGGCTCGGCCGGGCCCTGCGCGGCCCCGGCACGCCGCTCGAGCGCTTCACCCGGATGGGAGAGGCCTACCTCGCCTTCGCCGAGGAGGAGCCCGGCTACTACGCGGCCATCTTCGAGGCGCGGCCGCTCGCCGCGCAGGAGAGCGGCCCGCCGCGGCCGCTGCGCGAGACGGACGCCTTCGGGCTCCTGGTCGAGGCCCTGCGCACCACCTTCCCTGACGGGTTCTCCGGCGTCGATCCCCGCTTCATCGCGCTCGAAGTCTGGGCGCTGTCCCACGGCATCGCGATGCTGGCCGCGGCCGGGCGGCTGCCCTCCGGGCCGGGCCTGCCGAGCAAGTACGATCTCCTGCGCGCGGGCGTGCTCGCCCTCGTGCACGGGGCCGCCGGCGGGCGGGCGGGCGCCGGGCCGCGCTAG
- a CDS encoding acyltransferase family protein, with protein sequence MTDGRRANNLGLLRLLLAGLVVVSHSPELIDGDRSREILTRLTGTLSFGEVAVDGFFVLSGYLITRSWLASASGASYLAKRVLRIYPGYLVASLACIGIVAPLAGGDLAALRIPDALGRLLLLGAPAVPRAFEGLPYPYLNGAAWTIVYEFACYLLVAGLGCCGLLRPDRRFLAGMALLAGLCLLVWHPALASGSPLLFKLKHGLRFALIFACGSAFFLFGERIRFSAGRAALAALLLAGLLGRPGLAEPAFVVLGGFLLLWFAFAVPPLRIGRFTQRTDLSYGVYLYAWPLQNLIVAQDRGVAPWLVTVAALTGAGLLAWLSWHLVERPALARRDVLARLFARIAASAGRLAGAGRGAAGTRSRRGERRSLGRRPARIQAPTRLSPSAPSRSWPVSCADLMETPSSFVLGAGICRRCRPCVRGNTQPA encoded by the coding sequence GTGACGGACGGCCGGCGGGCCAACAATCTCGGGCTGCTGCGCCTCCTGCTCGCGGGGCTGGTGGTGGTGTCCCACTCGCCCGAGCTGATCGACGGCGACCGCTCGCGCGAGATCCTGACCCGGCTCACCGGCACCCTGTCCTTCGGGGAGGTCGCGGTGGACGGCTTCTTCGTGCTGAGCGGCTACCTGATCACGCGCAGCTGGCTCGCCTCCGCCTCGGGCGCGTCGTACCTCGCCAAGCGGGTGCTGCGGATCTATCCGGGCTACCTCGTCGCCTCGCTCGCCTGCATCGGGATCGTCGCGCCGCTGGCGGGCGGCGACCTCGCGGCGCTGCGGATCCCGGACGCGCTCGGGCGCCTGCTGCTCCTCGGCGCGCCGGCGGTGCCGCGGGCCTTCGAGGGCCTGCCCTACCCCTACCTCAATGGCGCGGCCTGGACGATCGTCTACGAGTTCGCCTGCTACCTTTTGGTCGCCGGCCTCGGCTGCTGCGGGCTGCTCCGGCCGGACCGCCGCTTCCTCGCCGGGATGGCGCTCCTCGCCGGGCTCTGCCTGCTCGTCTGGCACCCGGCCCTGGCCTCCGGCAGCCCGCTCCTGTTCAAGCTGAAGCACGGGCTGCGCTTCGCCCTGATCTTCGCCTGCGGCAGCGCCTTCTTCCTGTTCGGCGAGCGCATCCGCTTCTCGGCGGGGCGGGCCGCCCTCGCCGCGCTGCTGCTCGCGGGATTGCTGGGCCGGCCGGGCCTCGCCGAGCCCGCCTTCGTGGTCCTGGGCGGCTTCCTGCTGCTCTGGTTCGCCTTCGCGGTGCCGCCGCTGCGGATCGGGCGCTTCACGCAGCGGACGGACCTCTCCTACGGGGTCTACCTCTATGCCTGGCCGCTCCAGAACCTGATCGTGGCGCAGGATCGCGGCGTCGCGCCCTGGCTGGTGACGGTCGCCGCCCTGACGGGGGCGGGGCTGCTGGCGTGGCTCAGCTGGCACCTCGTCGAGCGCCCCGCCCTGGCGCGCCGGGACGTGCTCGCCCGCCTCTTCGCCCGGATCGCCGCGAGTGCGGGCCGGCTCGCCGGTGCCGGGCGGGGTGCGGCGGGGACTCGCTCCCGCCGCGGTGAGCGGCGGTCGCTCGGTCGAAGACCCGCTCGGATCCAGGCACCGACACGGCTGTCTCCCTCTGCGCCGTCGCGCTCGTGGCCCGTATCGTGCGCGGATCTGATGGAAACTCCGAGTTCGTTTGTGCTTGGCGCAGGGATCTGTCGCAGGTGCCGGCCGTGCGTCAGGGGCAATACGCAACCAGCTTGA
- a CDS encoding PilZ domain-containing protein — protein sequence MRQRRANPRIPTFMGGRIRLPGGTGVTCVVRNISAGGALLDVSNAAVLPEQVDLWVEQIGLERRVRIVWRKDGRVGVAFVDDAPTPFLSRGATQAAGPSEADRRTASPPREEP from the coding sequence ATGAGGCAGCGGCGCGCGAATCCCCGCATCCCGACCTTCATGGGCGGGCGGATCCGCCTGCCCGGCGGAACCGGCGTGACCTGCGTGGTGCGCAACATCTCGGCGGGCGGCGCGCTCCTCGACGTCTCGAACGCGGCCGTGCTGCCGGAGCAGGTCGACCTCTGGGTCGAGCAGATCGGGCTGGAGCGCCGCGTCCGGATCGTCTGGCGCAAGGACGGCCGGGTCGGCGTCGCCTTCGTGGACGACGCGCCCACCCCGTTCCTGTCCCGCGGGGCGACGCAGGCGGCCGGCCCGAGCGAGGCGGATCGCCGCACGGCATCGCCCCCGCGCGAGGAGCCGTGA
- a CDS encoding PilZ domain-containing protein, translated as MIDERRRSPRTPTYLRGRIGYNRGDWSLTCVVRNLSLQGALVHVSSAVPLPDEVELAVDRLDLRRRARVVWRHEERVGLALAPEPGGVVIPFPGRRRPG; from the coding sequence TTGATCGACGAGCGCCGCAGATCCCCCCGCACGCCGACCTACCTGCGCGGCCGCATCGGCTACAACCGCGGCGACTGGAGCCTGACCTGCGTGGTGCGCAACCTGTCATTGCAGGGTGCGCTGGTCCACGTGTCGAGCGCGGTGCCGCTCCCGGACGAGGTGGAGCTGGCGGTCGACCGGCTCGACCTGCGCCGGCGCGCCCGGGTCGTGTGGCGGCACGAGGAGCGGGTCGGCCTCGCCCTGGCGCCCGAGCCGGGCGGGGTCGTGATCCCGTTCCCGGGGAGGCGGCGGCCCGGCTGA
- the trmD gene encoding tRNA (guanosine(37)-N1)-methyltransferase TrmD: MTTLMSAPISTPIPWRATVLTLFPEMFPGPLGLSLSGDALARGAWAIEARNIRDHGLGRHRAVDDTPAGGGAGMVLRCDVLAAAIDAAAPPGDARPRLLMSPRGVPLTQARVRVLSEGPGLVAVCGRFEGVDERVIAARGLEEVSIGDYVLSGGELAALVLIDACVRLLPGVMGKAASGTEESFEGGLLEYPHYTRPRAWEGRTIPEVLTGGNHAAIARWRAEEALRLTRARRPDLLTEGRPKG; the protein is encoded by the coding sequence ATGACGACCCTGATGTCGGCCCCCATCTCGACCCCGATCCCCTGGCGCGCGACGGTCCTGACGCTCTTCCCGGAGATGTTCCCGGGCCCTCTCGGCCTGTCGCTCTCGGGCGACGCGCTCGCCCGGGGCGCCTGGGCGATCGAGGCGCGCAACATCCGCGACCACGGCCTCGGCCGGCATCGGGCGGTCGACGACACGCCGGCCGGGGGCGGGGCCGGCATGGTCCTGCGCTGCGACGTCCTCGCCGCCGCGATCGATGCCGCCGCCCCTCCGGGCGACGCCCGCCCCCGCCTCCTGATGAGCCCGCGCGGAGTGCCCCTCACCCAGGCCCGGGTGCGGGTGCTGAGCGAGGGGCCCGGCCTGGTCGCCGTGTGCGGGCGCTTCGAGGGCGTCGACGAGCGCGTGATCGCGGCCCGCGGGCTGGAGGAGGTCTCGATCGGCGATTACGTGCTCTCGGGAGGCGAACTCGCGGCCCTCGTGCTGATCGACGCCTGCGTGCGGCTGCTGCCCGGGGTCATGGGCAAGGCCGCCTCCGGTACGGAGGAGAGTTTCGAGGGCGGGCTGCTCGAATATCCCCACTACACGCGCCCGCGCGCCTGGGAGGGCCGCACGATTCCCGAGGTGCTGACCGGCGGCAATCACGCGGCGATCGCCCGCTGGCGCGCCGAGGAGGCACTCCGGCTCACCCGGGCCCGCCGCCCCGACCTGCTGACCGAGGGACGCCCGAAGGGCTGA
- a CDS encoding lytic transglycosylase domain-containing protein translates to MTRALLLCLILPWLLLPALAPRPAAAQPAGAATESVEQALCRLIEGAAQAQSLPVAFLTRLIWRESSFRPGVVSPAGAQGVAQFMPGTAAERGLADPFDPEQAIPHAARLLSDLRRRFGNLGLAAAAYNGGPGRVSSWLAGSGGLPGETRSYVSAITGRTAEDWAAEAKADAKGDLTEPPGTRCLQVTAALRIRGRTETYFADSTPSLAPWGIQLAGNFSKAAALAAFGRARALYASVLGEVRPMVIGTRFRSRGTRAFYRIRVPAETRQAAEGLCNRIRGIGGACLVLKT, encoded by the coding sequence GTGACCCGCGCCCTCCTCCTCTGCCTGATCCTCCCCTGGCTGCTCCTCCCGGCCCTCGCCCCGCGCCCGGCCGCGGCGCAGCCGGCCGGGGCCGCCACCGAATCCGTCGAGCAGGCGCTGTGCCGCCTGATCGAGGGCGCCGCCCAGGCGCAATCCCTGCCGGTCGCCTTCCTGACGCGGCTGATCTGGCGGGAGAGCAGCTTCCGGCCGGGCGTGGTCAGCCCGGCCGGCGCGCAGGGCGTGGCGCAGTTCATGCCCGGCACCGCCGCCGAGCGCGGCCTCGCCGACCCCTTCGACCCCGAGCAGGCGATCCCGCACGCGGCGCGCCTGCTCTCGGACCTGCGCCGCCGCTTCGGCAATCTCGGCCTGGCGGCGGCGGCCTACAATGGCGGGCCCGGCCGGGTCTCGTCCTGGCTCGCCGGCAGCGGGGGCCTGCCGGGCGAGACCCGCTCCTACGTCTCGGCCATCACCGGCCGCACCGCCGAGGATTGGGCGGCGGAGGCCAAAGCGGACGCCAAGGGAGACCTCACCGAGCCGCCCGGCACGCGCTGCCTCCAGGTGACGGCCGCCCTGCGGATCCGCGGCCGCACCGAGACCTACTTCGCCGACAGCACGCCGTCGCTCGCGCCCTGGGGCATCCAGCTCGCCGGCAACTTCTCCAAGGCCGCCGCCCTCGCGGCCTTCGGCCGTGCCCGCGCCCTCTACGCCTCGGTCCTGGGCGAGGTCCGCCCGATGGTGATCGGGACGCGCTTCCGCAGCCGCGGCACGCGCGCCTTCTACCGGATCCGGGTGCCGGCGGAGACCCGCCAGGCGGCGGAGGGGCTGTGCAACCGGATCCGCGGGATCGGCGGCGCCTGCCTGGTGCTCAAGACCTGA
- a CDS encoding cytochrome P450, with translation MTSGAVLERADLYAPPMPPLAERVDWLRLLSAFRRNTLDAFPGACLTEPTVTLRLPGGGRVVLLCVPEAVRHVLVAQGSDFARLPAGIRVLGPVAGRGLVTAEGEAWRRQRRVLAPAFTPRTVPLMARHIARATAACLRRLDAARGGPVDLHAEMQRLSLDIAASSMFSLEAGPYEARIRAMVSAYLGGLGRPRVSDFLVPPGWPTPAAPRRWLFRRRWRALIAELIAVRRAQVAGQGPRDLFDLLAEAHGEEPDGLLADEVGTMIVAGHETTASTLFWAATLLARAPAVQEALAAEARGLDLGEAGAAAALPRLALARAVVQEALRLYPPAYMIARRAVRDGAVCGAAIPAGTTVMIPTWVMHRNPRWWPRADAFDPERFLRPGEEPDRFVYLPFGAGPQVCIGAQLALAEATLALAGLARRFALSLDGARPILPVATVTVRPDHAPPFRLARR, from the coding sequence ATGACGTCGGGCGCGGTTCTGGAACGGGCGGACCTCTACGCGCCGCCGATGCCGCCGCTCGCCGAGCGGGTCGACTGGCTGCGGCTGCTCTCCGCCTTCCGCCGCAACACCCTGGACGCCTTCCCGGGCGCCTGCCTCACCGAGCCGACCGTGACCCTGCGCCTGCCCGGGGGCGGGCGGGTGGTGCTGCTCTGCGTGCCGGAGGCGGTGCGCCACGTCCTGGTCGCGCAGGGATCGGACTTCGCCCGGCTCCCGGCCGGGATCCGGGTGCTCGGCCCGGTGGCGGGGCGCGGCCTCGTCACGGCCGAGGGCGAGGCGTGGCGCCGCCAGCGCCGGGTCCTGGCCCCGGCCTTCACGCCGCGCACGGTGCCGCTGATGGCGCGGCACATCGCCCGCGCCACCGCCGCCTGCCTGCGCCGGCTCGACGCCGCCCGGGGCGGCCCGGTCGATCTCCACGCCGAGATGCAGCGGCTCAGCCTCGACATCGCGGCCTCCTCGATGTTCTCCCTGGAGGCCGGCCCCTACGAGGCGCGGATCCGCGCCATGGTCTCGGCCTATCTCGGCGGGCTCGGCCGGCCCCGGGTGAGCGACTTCCTGGTGCCGCCCGGCTGGCCGACCCCGGCCGCGCCGCGGCGCTGGCTTTTTCGGCGCCGCTGGCGCGCGCTGATCGCCGAGCTGATCGCGGTCCGCCGGGCCCAGGTGGCGGGACAGGGGCCACGCGACCTGTTCGACCTCCTGGCCGAGGCCCACGGCGAGGAGCCGGACGGGCTGCTCGCCGACGAGGTCGGCACCATGATCGTGGCCGGGCACGAGACCACGGCCTCGACCCTGTTCTGGGCCGCGACCCTGCTCGCCCGCGCCCCTGCCGTGCAGGAGGCGCTGGCCGCGGAGGCGCGCGGCCTCGACCTCGGCGAGGCGGGGGCCGCCGCCGCCCTGCCGAGGCTCGCCCTGGCCCGGGCGGTGGTGCAGGAGGCGCTGCGCCTCTACCCGCCCGCCTACATGATCGCCCGGCGCGCGGTCCGGGACGGGGCGGTCTGCGGCGCCGCGATCCCGGCCGGCACCACCGTGATGATCCCGACCTGGGTCATGCACCGCAACCCGCGCTGGTGGCCGCGGGCCGACGCCTTCGACCCCGAGCGGTTCCTCCGGCCGGGCGAGGAGCCGGACCGCTTCGTCTACCTGCCCTTCGGGGCGGGGCCGCAGGTCTGCATCGGGGCGCAGCTCGCCCTGGCCGAGGCGACGCTCGCGCTCGCCGGCCTCGCCCGCCGCTTCGCGCTCTCCCTCGACGGCGCGCGCCCGATCCTGCCGGTGGCGACCGTGACGGTGCGGCCCGACCACGCGCCGCCCTTCCGGCTCGCGCGCCGCTGA
- the rnd gene encoding ribonuclease D: MKLITSTDDLTSACAHLSTQPFVTVDTEFMRETTYYPKLCLIQIAAPDGTTALVDPLAPGIDLAPFFALMGDEGVLKVFHSARQDLEIIWLQGGLLPQPFFDTQVAAMVCGYGDSVSYEQLVNDVAKAKVDKSSRFTDWSRRPLSEAQLTYALSDVTHLIKVYEALARQLLASDRGAWLDEEMAVLTSPETYEADPAQAWRRLAGRMRKPREIAVLMEVAAWREREAQGRNVPRGRILKDEAVLDVATAAPRSIEALGRLRTIPTGFERSRTGTEILAAVERGLARDLATVPMPERGRPRGGGNGALVELLKVLLKAVCEEERVAPKIIATVDELEALADDDAAPVPVLSGWRRQLFGEKALALKAGRLALSAEGGRVVVRALGGARAEREPVE; encoded by the coding sequence ATGAAGCTGATCACCTCGACGGACGATCTCACGTCCGCCTGCGCGCATCTCTCGACGCAACCCTTCGTGACCGTCGACACGGAGTTCATGCGCGAGACGACCTACTACCCGAAGCTCTGCCTGATCCAGATCGCGGCGCCGGACGGGACGACGGCCCTCGTCGACCCGCTGGCGCCCGGCATCGACCTCGCGCCCTTCTTCGCCCTGATGGGCGACGAGGGGGTGCTCAAGGTCTTCCACTCGGCCCGGCAGGACCTGGAGATCATCTGGCTCCAGGGCGGGCTCCTGCCCCAGCCCTTCTTCGACACGCAGGTCGCCGCCATGGTCTGCGGCTACGGCGATTCGGTCTCCTACGAGCAGCTCGTCAACGACGTCGCCAAGGCGAAGGTCGACAAGTCCTCGCGCTTCACCGACTGGTCGCGCCGCCCCCTCTCGGAGGCGCAGCTGACCTACGCCCTCTCGGACGTCACGCACCTGATCAAGGTCTACGAGGCGCTGGCGCGCCAGCTCCTCGCCAGCGACCGCGGGGCGTGGCTCGACGAGGAGATGGCGGTGCTCACCTCGCCCGAGACCTACGAGGCCGACCCCGCCCAGGCGTGGCGCCGGCTGGCCGGGCGCATGCGCAAGCCCCGCGAGATCGCGGTGCTGATGGAGGTGGCGGCCTGGCGCGAGCGCGAGGCGCAGGGCCGCAACGTGCCGCGCGGGCGCATCCTCAAGGACGAGGCCGTGCTCGACGTCGCGACCGCCGCCCCCCGCAGCATCGAGGCGCTCGGGCGGCTGCGCACCATCCCGACGGGGTTCGAGCGCTCCCGCACCGGCACCGAGATCCTGGCGGCGGTCGAGCGCGGCCTCGCCCGCGACCTCGCCACCGTCCCGATGCCCGAGCGCGGGCGGCCGCGCGGCGGCGGCAACGGGGCCCTGGTCGAGCTCCTCAAGGTGCTGCTCAAGGCGGTCTGCGAGGAGGAGAGGGTGGCGCCCAAGATCATCGCCACGGTCGACGAGCTCGAAGCGCTCGCGGACGACGACGCGGCCCCGGTCCCGGTCCTCAGCGGCTGGCGGCGCCAGCTCTTCGGCGAGAAGGCGCTCGCCCTCAAGGCCGGGCGGCTCGCGCTCTCGGCCGAGGGCGGCCGCGTGGTGGTGCGCGCCCTCGGCGGGGCGCGGGCCGAGCGGGAACCGGTCGAGTGA
- the argC gene encoding N-acetyl-gamma-glutamyl-phosphate reductase has protein sequence MSIRVGIVGISGFGGGEAMRLVASHPSFELIYAAGEGSAGSRLVDRFPGVPAKLADLVIEKWDPVTLPKLDLLFASLPTGASAEALARVPEDVRIVDIGGDHRYVEGWAYGLADVWPAEIEGRIRVANPGCFPAATLSALAPLLAERLIEPDNIVIDAKTGISGAGRGGADSKFGYAETNETVVPYGLLKHVHMPEIAKTIERLSGGSAAGLVFTPHLVPMTRGVLATMYCRGRASTGECLDAARRFYAGRAFVRVTDKPPQTKWATGSNLAFVSYAADPERNLVIAMGVVDNLGKGAAGQAVQNANLICGLPETAGLDGLPVWP, from the coding sequence ATGAGCATTCGCGTCGGCATCGTCGGGATCAGCGGTTTTGGCGGCGGCGAGGCGATGCGCCTGGTCGCGAGCCACCCCTCTTTCGAGCTCATCTACGCCGCAGGCGAGGGCAGTGCCGGCAGCCGTCTGGTGGACCGCTTCCCCGGTGTGCCGGCCAAGCTGGCCGACCTGGTGATCGAGAAGTGGGACCCCGTGACCCTGCCGAAGCTCGACCTGCTGTTCGCGTCACTGCCCACGGGCGCCTCGGCCGAGGCGCTGGCGCGCGTCCCCGAGGACGTGAGGATCGTCGACATCGGCGGCGACCACCGCTACGTCGAGGGTTGGGCGTACGGCCTGGCCGATGTCTGGCCAGCCGAGATCGAGGGTCGGATCCGCGTTGCCAATCCCGGCTGCTTCCCCGCGGCGACGCTGAGCGCGCTGGCGCCGCTGCTGGCCGAGAGGCTGATCGAGCCTGACAACATCGTGATCGACGCCAAGACCGGCATCTCCGGCGCGGGCCGGGGCGGCGCCGACAGCAAGTTCGGCTACGCGGAAACCAACGAGACCGTGGTGCCCTACGGGCTGCTCAAGCACGTCCACATGCCCGAGATCGCCAAGACGATCGAGCGGCTGAGCGGCGGCAGCGCGGCAGGGCTGGTGTTCACGCCACACTTGGTGCCGATGACCCGCGGCGTCCTCGCCACCATGTATTGCCGCGGCCGCGCCAGCACGGGCGAGTGCTTGGACGCGGCCCGGCGCTTCTACGCCGGGCGGGCGTTCGTCCGCGTCACCGACAAGCCGCCGCAGACCAAATGGGCCACCGGCTCGAACCTCGCGTTCGTCAGCTATGCGGCCGACCCGGAGCGCAACTTGGTGATCGCGATGGGCGTGGTCGACAATCTCGGCAAGGGAGCGGCCGGCCAGGCGGTGCAGAATGCAAACCTGATCTGCGGCCTGCCGGAAACCGCGGGGCTGGACGGCCTACCTGTTTGGCCATGA